A single window of Lepeophtheirus salmonis chromosome 2, UVic_Lsal_1.4, whole genome shotgun sequence DNA harbors:
- the Cbl gene encoding E3 ubiquitin-protein ligase CBL isoform X2, with translation MSSNGGSLSHLLSRLQGALGDRGGGEGGGGGHGTPSPIDRKAIDKTWKLMDKVVKNCQHPRMNLRNSPPFILDILPDTYQRLLHIISRSQEEELNSNEYFRVFLENLQRKCKQANKLFKDGRDKMFDESSHYRRNLTKLSLVFSHMLSELRAEFPNDDGVFAGTNFRITKSDAAEFWRQSFGDKTIVPWKNFRQTLTQVHTIGSGLEAMALKSTIDLTCNDYISNFEFDVFTRLFQPWSSLLRNWQILAVTHPGYVAFLTYDEVKARLQRHLDKPGSYVFRLSCTRLGQWAIGYVTAEGNILQTIPQNKSLCQALLDGSREGFYLYPDGRYLNPDLSWAVQATPEDHIKVTQEQYELYCEMGSTFQLCKICAENCKDIRIEPCGHLLCTPCLNSWQDSEGGGGCPYCRAEIKGTEQIVVDPFSPESLTAAANAAHSINNPDSVTGNLIDCDDNYDDVIAESTQSPNTSPRRSPAIPAEASLNCCSVLSKVPPLPPRPIIHKRKDCFKTEVIPRPVPCESNLPVVSTNGPPPLPPPPSTHSRPRTKTESSKSGEVSSIFKEILPIPFESIIGSRSSSSASSTNIGCSDKRSRYGNVFKSMDASVSYENINMDYISQLCIEGFPQNLVIRALGITRNDLSMARDILKEFAQPNNN, from the exons ATGTCGAGCAACGGCGGGTCCCTAAGTCACCTTCTATCGCGTTTGCAAGGTGCTCTTGGAGATCGCGGAGGAGGGGAAGGGGGAGGAGGTGGCCATGGAACCCCGAGTCCCATCGATCGGAAAGCCATTGACAAAACGTGGAAGTTGATGGACAAGGTCGTGAAGAATTGTCAACATCCGCGGATGAATCTTCGAAACTCTCCTCCTTTTATATTAGATATTCTTCCAGACACGTATCAAAGACTCTTACACATCATTTCCCGCTCACAAGAAGAGGAACTCAACTCGAATGAGTATTTCAG agtatttttagaaaatctaCAACGAAAGTGTAAACAAgcgaataaactttttaaagatgGCCGTGATAAAATGTTTGACGAATCATCACATTATAGAAGGAATTTAACGAAGCTTAGTCTTGTTTTTAGTCATATGTTAAGTGAATTAAGAGCTGAATTTCCAAACGACGATGGTGTATTCGCCGGTACGAATTTTCGGATAACAAAAAGTGATGCTGCAGAATTTTGGAGACAATCTTTCGGAGATAA aaccATTGTACCATGGAAAAATTTTCGTCAAACTTTAACTCAGGTCCACACCATAGGATCAGGACTTGAAGCTATGGCTTTAAAATCAACTATTGACCTTACTTgtaatgattatatttcaaatttcgaATTTGATGTGTTCACACGCTTATTTCAACCCTGGTCAAGTTTACTAAGAAATTGGCAAATCCTTGCCGTTACGCATCCTGGATACGTGGCTTTTCTTACGTATGACGAGGTTAAAGCTAGATTACAAAGGCATCTCGATAAACCAGGAAGCTACGTTTTTCGTTTGAGCTGTACCAGACTTGGGCAATGGGCAATCGGCTACGTCACTGCCGAGGGTAACATCCTTCAAACTATTCCTCAAAACAAAAGTCTTTGTCAAGCCTTATTAGACGGATCTCGTGAAggatt ttatttgtatCCTGATGGGCGTTATTTGAATCCAGATCTTAGTTGGGCGGTTCAAGCAACTCCCGAAGATCATATTAAAGTTACCCAAGAACAATACGAGCTTTATTGCGAAATGGGATCCACATTTCAACTTTGTAAAATTTGTGCCGAAAACTGTAAAGATATTAGGATTGAGCCTTGTGGTCATCTCTTGTGTACTCCTTGTTTAAACTCCTGGCAG gATTCGGAAGGAGGAGGAGGTTGTCCTTACTGCCGAGCAGAAATTAAAGGGACGGAACAAATAGTTGTTGATCCTTTTTCTCCAGAGTCATTGACAGCAGCTGCTAATGCTGCACATTCTATTAATAACCCGGATTCTGTTACGGGGAATCTAATCGACTGTGATGACAACTATGATGATGTTATTGCAGAG TCAACTCAGAGTCCCAATACATCACCACGAAGATCCCCAGCCATACCAGCAGAAGCTTCCCTAAATTGTTGTAGTGTCTTATCTAAAGTACCACCTCTGCCTCCTCGACCAATCATCCACAAAAg GAAAGACTGTTTCAAAACAGAAGTTATTCCCAGACCAGTTCCATGTGAATCTAATCTACCCGTTGTCTCTACAAATGGACCTCCTCCCCTCCCCCCACCTCCATCAACCCACAGTCGTCCTAGAACAAAAACTGAAA GTTCAAAATCTGGAGAAGTTAGTAGTATATTTAAGGAGATTTTACCAATACCTTTCGAGTCAATTATCGGGAGCAGAAGTAGCAGTAGTGCTAGTAGCACGAACATTGGATGCTCAGATAAGAG ATCTCGTTATGGGAATGTGTTTAAGAGCATGGACGCCTCAGTttcttatgaaaatattaacatGGATTATATATCTCAGTTGTGTATTGAGGGTTTCCCCCAAAATCTTGTCATTCGAGCTCTGGGCATTACT
- the Cbl gene encoding E3 ubiquitin-protein ligase CBL isoform X1, giving the protein MSSNGGSLSHLLSRLQGALGDRGGGEGGGGGHGTPSPIDRKAIDKTWKLMDKVVKNCQHPRMNLRNSPPFILDILPDTYQRLLHIISRSQEEELNSNEYFRVFLENLQRKCKQANKLFKDGRDKMFDESSHYRRNLTKLSLVFSHMLSELRAEFPNDDGVFAGTNFRITKSDAAEFWRQSFGDKTIVPWKNFRQTLTQVHTIGSGLEAMALKSTIDLTCNDYISNFEFDVFTRLFQPWSSLLRNWQILAVTHPGYVAFLTYDEVKARLQRHLDKPGSYVFRLSCTRLGQWAIGYVTAEGNILQTIPQNKSLCQALLDGSREGFYLYPDGRYLNPDLSWAVQATPEDHIKVTQEQYELYCEMGSTFQLCKICAENCKDIRIEPCGHLLCTPCLNSWQDSEGGGGCPYCRAEIKGTEQIVVDPFSPESLTAAANAAHSINNPDSVTGNLIDCDDNYDDVIAESTQSPNTSPRRSPAIPAEASLNCCSVLSKVPPLPPRPIIHKRKDCFKTEVIPRPVPCESNLPVVSTNGPPPLPPPPSTHSRPRTKTENCDMQEHLYENGSQAISSKSRSPSPNNLIILNPTILPTNKTSYTSMTLSPKTASSTSSAQLSIPNMVPKPSCSNSRSPLSDPVSPNVPLLRNELGRRLSDTTTWLSAPDPLIPTSSSSSSSTSSSSSKPGSKSKASDHTYQNTNIVPSSSKSGEVSSIFKEILPIPFESIIGSRSSSSASSTNIGCSDKRSRYGNVFKSMDASVSYENINMDYISQLCIEGFPQNLVIRALGITRNDLSMARDILKEFAQPNNN; this is encoded by the exons ATGTCGAGCAACGGCGGGTCCCTAAGTCACCTTCTATCGCGTTTGCAAGGTGCTCTTGGAGATCGCGGAGGAGGGGAAGGGGGAGGAGGTGGCCATGGAACCCCGAGTCCCATCGATCGGAAAGCCATTGACAAAACGTGGAAGTTGATGGACAAGGTCGTGAAGAATTGTCAACATCCGCGGATGAATCTTCGAAACTCTCCTCCTTTTATATTAGATATTCTTCCAGACACGTATCAAAGACTCTTACACATCATTTCCCGCTCACAAGAAGAGGAACTCAACTCGAATGAGTATTTCAG agtatttttagaaaatctaCAACGAAAGTGTAAACAAgcgaataaactttttaaagatgGCCGTGATAAAATGTTTGACGAATCATCACATTATAGAAGGAATTTAACGAAGCTTAGTCTTGTTTTTAGTCATATGTTAAGTGAATTAAGAGCTGAATTTCCAAACGACGATGGTGTATTCGCCGGTACGAATTTTCGGATAACAAAAAGTGATGCTGCAGAATTTTGGAGACAATCTTTCGGAGATAA aaccATTGTACCATGGAAAAATTTTCGTCAAACTTTAACTCAGGTCCACACCATAGGATCAGGACTTGAAGCTATGGCTTTAAAATCAACTATTGACCTTACTTgtaatgattatatttcaaatttcgaATTTGATGTGTTCACACGCTTATTTCAACCCTGGTCAAGTTTACTAAGAAATTGGCAAATCCTTGCCGTTACGCATCCTGGATACGTGGCTTTTCTTACGTATGACGAGGTTAAAGCTAGATTACAAAGGCATCTCGATAAACCAGGAAGCTACGTTTTTCGTTTGAGCTGTACCAGACTTGGGCAATGGGCAATCGGCTACGTCACTGCCGAGGGTAACATCCTTCAAACTATTCCTCAAAACAAAAGTCTTTGTCAAGCCTTATTAGACGGATCTCGTGAAggatt ttatttgtatCCTGATGGGCGTTATTTGAATCCAGATCTTAGTTGGGCGGTTCAAGCAACTCCCGAAGATCATATTAAAGTTACCCAAGAACAATACGAGCTTTATTGCGAAATGGGATCCACATTTCAACTTTGTAAAATTTGTGCCGAAAACTGTAAAGATATTAGGATTGAGCCTTGTGGTCATCTCTTGTGTACTCCTTGTTTAAACTCCTGGCAG gATTCGGAAGGAGGAGGAGGTTGTCCTTACTGCCGAGCAGAAATTAAAGGGACGGAACAAATAGTTGTTGATCCTTTTTCTCCAGAGTCATTGACAGCAGCTGCTAATGCTGCACATTCTATTAATAACCCGGATTCTGTTACGGGGAATCTAATCGACTGTGATGACAACTATGATGATGTTATTGCAGAG TCAACTCAGAGTCCCAATACATCACCACGAAGATCCCCAGCCATACCAGCAGAAGCTTCCCTAAATTGTTGTAGTGTCTTATCTAAAGTACCACCTCTGCCTCCTCGACCAATCATCCACAAAAg GAAAGACTGTTTCAAAACAGAAGTTATTCCCAGACCAGTTCCATGTGAATCTAATCTACCCGTTGTCTCTACAAATGGACCTCCTCCCCTCCCCCCACCTCCATCAACCCACAGTCGTCCTAGAACAAAAACTGAAA ACTGTGATATGCAGGAACATTTGTACGAGAATGGAAGTCAGGCAATATCATCCAAGAGCAGGTCTCCTAGccctaataatttaataattttgaatccgACTATACTCCCTACCAACAAAACCTCATATACCTCAATGACCCTCTCACCTAAAACTGCTTCTTCAACTTCTTCAGCACAATTGTCAATTCCTAATATGGTGCCTAAACCTTCATGTTCAAATTCCCGCTCTCCTCTAAGTGATCCTGTTAGCCCAAATGTTCCTCTTCTGAGAAATGAATTAGGTAGGAGACTAAGTGATACTACAACCTGGCTTAGTGCTCCGGATCCTTTAATACCAACATCCTCGTCATCCTCGTCGTcgacatcatcatcatcatcaaagCCCGGAAGCAAGTCCAAAGCTAGTGATCACACATATCAAAACACCAATATAGTACCATCAA GTTCAAAATCTGGAGAAGTTAGTAGTATATTTAAGGAGATTTTACCAATACCTTTCGAGTCAATTATCGGGAGCAGAAGTAGCAGTAGTGCTAGTAGCACGAACATTGGATGCTCAGATAAGAG ATCTCGTTATGGGAATGTGTTTAAGAGCATGGACGCCTCAGTttcttatgaaaatattaacatGGATTATATATCTCAGTTGTGTATTGAGGGTTTCCCCCAAAATCTTGTCATTCGAGCTCTGGGCATTACT